In Methanonatronarchaeum sp. AMET-Sl, one genomic interval encodes:
- the acs gene encoding acetate--CoA ligase → MGKNAAQNSEDYGKQWVKEDPEKEGIYWPTEELKEKAHINDAKIYEEARKDPHQFWAEQAKKEYDWFEDWDEVMEWEPPFFNWFLGSKTNLAYNCLDRHLEDKRNKAAIIWEPEPIEEEKQILTYQELYNMTNKFANALKDLGIEENEPVTFWMPMVPETAVAALACQRIGAWHSIVFTAFSPNAVKQRMEDAGSKTLITIDGFYRRGKVIELKSQIGEVLEEVEAENCIVVNRADTEPPMEEGRDIYFDELMEKGDSYCKPVEKDAEDTGFLLYTSGTTGKPKGIKHSCGAYGAQAAVTMKWIFDIHENDVFFTSADIGWITGHSYALYGPLSLGATEIWYEGSPDYPEPDRLWKIIEENGVTQFYTAPTAIRALRQKGDEWVDKHDLGSLRLLGSVGEPIDHDTWMWFFNKVGGGRCPIVDTYWQTETGGILLTSLPGIGPFVPGVAGPAMPGIGYDILDATGEPVEPGESGEIVIKGPNFGPGMLRGVYKNPERYEDTYFSEYGNETYFSGDGGVKREIQIGGQQLLEITGRIDDVLEVAGHRLGSAEIEDAVDSIDEIVEAAVVGEPHEVKGEVPAVFAILQDGVEPSQELEKQIVKVVREQVGPVATPHVAYFVSNLPKTESGKIIRRFLKGLVRNTELGDMTTASNPECLVEIAEKTEYDGPQEIPGYNA, encoded by the coding sequence ATGGGAAAAAACGCAGCACAAAACTCTGAAGATTATGGAAAACAATGGGTCAAAGAAGATCCAGAAAAAGAAGGCATATACTGGCCAACAGAGGAACTCAAAGAAAAAGCACACATAAACGACGCCAAAATATACGAAGAAGCCAGAAAAGACCCACATCAATTCTGGGCAGAACAAGCAAAAAAAGAATACGATTGGTTCGAAGATTGGGACGAAGTAATGGAATGGGAACCCCCCTTCTTCAACTGGTTCTTAGGAAGCAAAACAAACCTAGCATACAACTGTCTAGACAGACATCTAGAAGACAAAAGAAACAAAGCCGCAATTATATGGGAACCAGAACCAATCGAAGAAGAGAAACAAATTCTCACATACCAAGAACTCTACAACATGACAAACAAGTTCGCAAACGCCCTTAAAGACCTAGGTATCGAAGAAAACGAACCCGTAACCTTCTGGATGCCAATGGTTCCAGAAACAGCGGTAGCAGCTCTAGCTTGCCAAAGAATAGGAGCCTGGCACTCCATCGTGTTCACAGCATTCAGTCCAAACGCCGTCAAACAAAGAATGGAAGACGCCGGATCTAAAACATTAATAACAATAGATGGATTCTATCGAAGAGGAAAGGTAATAGAACTAAAAAGCCAGATAGGAGAAGTACTAGAAGAAGTTGAAGCTGAAAACTGCATAGTTGTAAACAGAGCAGATACCGAACCACCAATGGAAGAAGGAAGAGACATTTACTTCGACGAATTAATGGAAAAAGGAGACAGCTATTGTAAACCAGTTGAAAAAGATGCAGAAGACACAGGATTCTTACTATACACATCCGGAACAACCGGAAAACCAAAAGGAATAAAACACTCATGCGGAGCCTATGGCGCACAAGCCGCAGTTACAATGAAATGGATCTTCGACATCCACGAAAACGACGTATTCTTCACAAGCGCCGACATAGGCTGGATAACCGGACATAGCTACGCCCTCTACGGACCACTCTCCCTAGGAGCAACCGAAATATGGTACGAAGGATCACCAGACTATCCAGAACCAGACAGACTATGGAAAATAATAGAAGAAAACGGCGTAACACAATTCTACACAGCACCAACCGCAATAAGAGCCCTAAGACAAAAAGGAGACGAATGGGTAGATAAACACGACCTAGGGTCATTAAGACTACTTGGCTCAGTCGGCGAACCAATAGACCACGACACATGGATGTGGTTCTTCAACAAAGTAGGTGGAGGAAGATGCCCAATAGTCGACACATACTGGCAAACCGAAACCGGAGGAATACTACTAACATCCCTACCAGGAATCGGACCGTTCGTACCAGGAGTAGCTGGACCAGCAATGCCAGGAATCGGATACGACATACTCGACGCGACAGGAGAACCAGTAGAACCAGGAGAAAGCGGTGAAATAGTTATAAAAGGACCAAACTTCGGTCCCGGAATGCTAAGAGGCGTATACAAAAACCCAGAAAGATATGAAGACACATACTTCAGCGAATATGGAAACGAAACATACTTCAGTGGAGACGGCGGAGTAAAAAGAGAAATCCAAATCGGAGGACAACAACTACTAGAGATCACAGGCCGAATAGACGACGTCCTCGAAGTAGCTGGACATAGATTAGGTTCAGCCGAAATAGAAGACGCAGTAGACAGTATAGACGAAATAGTAGAAGCCGCAGTAGTAGGAGAACCACACGAAGTCAAAGGAGAAGTCCCAGCCGTATTCGCAATACTACAAGACGGAGTCGAACCCTCACAAGAACTAGAAAAACAGATAGTTAAAGTAGTAAGAGAACAAGTTGGGCCAGTTGCAACACCACACGTTGCATACTTCGTTTCAAACCTACCAAAAACAGAAAGCGGCAAAATAATAAGAAGATTCCTAAAAGGACTTGTAAGAAACACAGAGCTTGGAGACATGACAACAGCAAGCAACCCCGAATGCCTCGTAGAAATCGCAGAGAAAACAGAATACGACGGACCACAAGAAATACCAGGCTACAACGCCTAA
- a CDS encoding gamma carbonic anhydrase family protein, producing MDVDQTAYISKTAHITGDLEIGRYSSVWHNATIRADSTIKIGNGTNIQDNAVLHSMGDESTFVGDNVTIGHSAVVHGCTVEDECLIGMGSVILNDAVIGENCIIGASALILEGQEIPPNSLVIGVPGKVARNLNQDDIQRIKEKAREYKELAEKYKKE from the coding sequence ATGGATGTAGATCAAACAGCATACATATCTAAAACCGCCCACATAACTGGAGACCTGGAGATAGGGCGTTATTCAAGCGTTTGGCACAACGCAACTATAAGGGCCGACAGCACCATCAAAATAGGTAATGGAACAAACATACAAGACAACGCAGTGTTACACTCCATGGGAGATGAAAGCACATTTGTAGGTGACAACGTAACTATAGGACATTCCGCCGTAGTACATGGCTGCACAGTTGAAGATGAATGTCTAATAGGTATGGGTTCAGTAATACTGAATGATGCCGTTATAGGAGAAAACTGCATAATAGGTGCTTCCGCATTAATACTTGAAGGTCAGGAAATACCTCCTAACTCTCTGGTTATCGGTGTTCCTGGGAAAGTAGCACGAAATCTTAATCAAGATGACATTCAAAGAATAAAGGAAAAAGCACGTGAATACAAGGAACTTGCAGAAAAATACAAAAAAGAATAA